The sequence below is a genomic window from Opitutia bacterium.
GGAAGCCTATGCCCTGATGGCGCGGGCGGCCGGTGTCGAGATGCCCGAGACGCGGCTCCTCGAAACCAAGCAGGACGGCAATGTGCGGCGGCATTTCACGGTGAAGCGTTTCGACCGCGAGGGCGCGGAGCGCATCCATCACCACACCCTCGCCGCCATGCTGCAGGTGGGCGGCGGCGATTTGAATTATGAAACTTTTCTGCGGGTCGCGCGGCGCCTCACGCAGGACGAGGGCGAAGTCTGGCGCGCGTTCCGGCGGGCCGCGTTCAATGTGCTTGCCAGCAATCGCGACGATCATGGCAAGAACCATGGGTTTCTGTATCGGGGCAAAAAATGGCAGCTCGGACCCGCCTATGACCTGACTTTCTCCAGCGCCCAGCAACTGCCCGAGCGGGGCATGGCAATCCAAGGCGAGCGCCGGGCCGCCGGGGTGGAGCATTTGCTGGCGTTGGCCAAAAACGAAGGCCTCGCCCAGCGCCAGGCCGAGGGCATTATCGAGCAAGTCCGGGCCAGTGTCGCCCGTTGGCGGGAATTCGCGGACCAGGCGCAGGTGCCGATACTCAAGGCGGCGGAAGTGAGTCACGCGCTTGCTCCCGCGCCTCGCCAACGTCTTGGACCCTCAGCTTGGTAACCCGAGATTTTGACCGCTTGGAACCGGCTGATGACGCCCGAGGTCTGCCCCCGTCCCCATGAAACTGCTGCACGTCTCGATCTGCATTATCGCACCCACTGGTTCAAGTGGGTGGCGGCGCAGGCTTGCGGATACGATGCCGTCTGCCTGTCGGGTGATTTGCTGGACATGTTCGGCACCGCGAAAACCCCTTTGCGGCACCAGGCCAATTGGGTGCGCGACTGGCTGCGGGAATTTCCCGGCCGGTTGTTCGTCTGCTCCGGCAATCATGACTGGTGGGACGCGGATGGGATCGTGGACACGGATGCGCATTGCGGCTGGCTGGACAAGATGGGGCGGCCTGAGGTCACGGTCGACGGCCAGGGGGCCTATTGCGGCGACTACTACATTTTCTGTCATCCCTTCAGGTTCCCGCCGGTCTGGCCGCAGGCTCCTCAAGGGAAATGGATTCTGTTGCACCATGTTCCGCCGGCTTTGGCGGCGACCGGCATGGGTGGGACCGGTGGGAACGACAACGGCTGCCGGCTGTTGGCCGGAGCGCTGACCACCGCGGCCCGGCCACCGTGGATCGTCCTGTCGGGACACCTGCACAAACCGAAATCATGGCGAGGCCGGTGCGGTCCGTCCTGGTCGCTCAACCCTACCTTTGACGAACAGGCCGCGATCCCAAATCACATCATCATCGACACGGCGACCGGCACGGTGACGTGGGTCACGGAACGGGCCGGCCGCTGGCCGGTGCAGGTGCTGTGATTTTCAGCGCCAGCGCAGACCATCCCTTTCGCTCATGCCTCGCTCGAACCCCAAGCCTGAGTCTCCTCCCCGCATCCAACGTGCCGGTGACTTGGTATTGCCACCGCCGGTCCCGCCGCAGGCACGAGGACAGGTCGCACCCCCACCACTGGCAGAGATCATTCGCCACGTGCCACCATTCTGCCGGAATCATGGCATCACCCGGCTCGAGATTTTCGGCTCCGTGGCCCGCGGTGATGCCGCGGTGGGCAGCGATGTGGACTTGATCGCCACTTTCGCCCATCACCCCGGCCTGGAGATTGTTTCCATGGAGGAGGAATGCGCCCAGCTGCTGGGCGTTCCGGTGCACCTGCTGACATACGAAACCATAGCAGAAATGACGAACCCCTATCGCAAGGCATCGATTCAACGCGACCGCCGTATCATCTATGAAAGCTAGATCGCCCAAAGACGACCGAGCCTATGTGCATGACCTGCTGGAATCGGCCCGCTTGGCCGACAACTATTTGCAGGGACTGACGCTGGTCCAATTCTTGGATGATCCCAGAACTCAGGATGCGGTCGTTCTCCGGCTCACGATGATCGACGACTTTGCCCAGAAGTTGGCCCCGGCGACAGTGGCGAACATGCCCGCTGGTTCAATCCAGCAGGCTCGGAGCCTCCGCAGCCGCATGGCTCATCCCGACGGCCGGGTCGATTTCCCGACGGTCTGGAACATCGCCCAGCAGGAATTGCAACCGCTTGCTGTTGCGTTGGAGAAATACCTCCTCGCGCAAGAGCCACCTTGAGGCGAGGGACTCGGTGGAGCCAGATACAAGCCACCTCCGGTGGATTTAGCGCACAACTCCTGCCTGGAGTGTTCGCGGTGCGTGCTCGCCTGAACCCGATCCAACGGCAAAATATGCAACTGCCTTAACCCCGGGGCCAAGGTGACCCAAATTGAATCAATAACTGCTAACTATTTGTTTGATATACCAATTAATTTGACTCTACTACCAATATGTTAGCATTAAAAACAGAGCTGGAGGTTGCCCGCGAACTGGCCGCACGCATCCGCGATGCGCGGCTGCAACTGGGCTGGTCACAGAACGAACTGGCCCGGCGGGCCGGACTGCGCCCGGCTACCTATCGGCTGTTTGAACAGACTGGTCAGATTGCCCTGATCCGCTTGCTGCGCGTGCTTTCCATCCTGGATCATCTGCAGGACTTTGACCTCGTGTGCGCGCCGAGTGACGCACCGCGCACGCTAGCCGAATTGCATGTGCCGAAGCGGCAGCGTGCCCGAAAAACCAAACATGCTTAACGTATCCTACCACGGACAGCGGGTCGGCCAACTGGACGAGGGCAACGGCCGGGTCTACTTCGTGTATGACCCCGCTTGGCTCGTGAATGGTCATGAACTTTCCCCGCTGCATCTGGCCCGCAAGCCCGGCACGCTCTACCATCACGGCAAGGCCTTCGATGGCCTGCCCGGGCTTTTTTGGGATTCATTGCCTGATTCGTGGGGGGCCAGGCTGATGGAGCTGCGTTTTGCAGAAAAAGGCATCAAACCGAAAGACGTCACCCGGTTGATGCGTCTGGCTTACGTCGGACAGCGGGGCATCGGCGCCCTGACCTACGAGCCGTCCTGGCCCGAGGCGGATCCTCGGCCGGCCGTGCAGCAGACCAAACTTCTCGTGCTCGAACGCGAGACCCGCGAGGCGGTCGCGGGGGCTGCCGGCAAGGTGCTGCCGCATCTGCTCGAGGCCGGCGGCACGGCCGGCGGGGCGCACCCCAAGGTCCTGGTCGGCGTCAATGACCAGGCCGCCAACGAGGTGGTCTACGGGGGCAACCGCTATCCGGCCGGCTACACTCCTTGGCTGATCAAGTTCGATCTGAGCGAGCAGAACATTGTCGCGCCATTGGAGCAGGCGTATGCCGCCATGGCGCGCGCCGCCGGCATTGCGATGCCGGAAACCCGACTCTTCACCGTCTACGACCAGGCCGGCGGGTTCCGGCGGCATTTCGGGGTCAGGCGCTTTGACCGCGACGGAGACGAGGCGATTCATGTCCATTCCTACGCGGGGGTGACCCACCGCGACCCCGACAAGGGAGACTACCGCGAATTGCTGCTCATCACCAAAACCCTCACCCGCGACATGGCGCAGGTCACGGAGGCTTTCCGGCGAATGGTGTTCAACGTCGTGGCCAGCAACCGCGACGACCATGGCAAGAACCACGCCTTCCTGTATCGGAACGGCCAGTGGACGCTGTCGCCGGCCTTTGATGTCACCTTCGTTTCGCCTCAGAGGCAGTCGATGCGCGGCATGGCGGTCGCGGGCGTGTGGAGCACCCCCGGCTGGACCCAGTTGCATAGCGTGGCGCAGGATGCCGGTCTTGAGGCACGCGTGGTCCGCGCCGTGACCGAGCAGGTGGCGCAGGCCATCACGCTCTGGCCGTATTATGCCGAGCAAGCGGGCGTCTCTGCGGAGAAGGCGGCGGAGGTGAAGACGGTTCTCGCTGACCAAAAAGAAATCCTGACGACGGGCCGGAAGATCACCGTTCCGCCGCCCCAGATGGGCCACGCACCGGAGCAATCCCCATCCACTCCAACACCGCGTCAGGGTCCGCGGATGAGCCTGTGAACTCGGACGGTGGCAATCGGAAGGTGCCTTATCTCGACACCCAACGCTTTGACCGTCTGAGCGACGAGGAGGTGCTGGACCGGATCGGCACATTGCTCGCCATCGCCATCGGCCGCCGTGAGCAGCAGCAGCGGCAGCTCGCGGTGTCGGTCAGCACATCGCAGGGCGCATCGGTCCGTGATCCCTACCTCGCGGCTCTTGATCTCACCCAACTCGTCACCGATCCGCTGGAGGCGCGGATTATCATGCACCTGCGCGTGGCCGGCAGCACAAATGCCCGCGAGGCAGCGACGTCCCTTGGAGTGAGCACATCCGTCGCCGCCCAAAAGCTCGCTCGGTTGTGCGCCGCGGGCTTGTGCCGGGTCGAGGACCGCAGCCGCCCGGCGTGTTACCGGCTGCGGTCCGAATTCAGCGCGAATTAAGAGGCGTTCTCCAACACGGCGAAGCGCAGGAGCTGTTCGTCCGGGGGAAGCTCCGCCAGGGCCTTCATCTGATTCAGGCTGAAGCGGCGCATTTCCGCGGGAGTCCTCAGATTGAGCAGCCGCTCCTGAATGGCGGGCACCAGTTGCAGAAGCTTCATGCAATGGGTGATCGCCCCCGGCGTCAGTCCCTCAGCTGCCGCCAGTTCGATCCGTTTGAGCTTCGGTTCGGCCTCCAACCGGCGTTGCCACGCCCGAGCGCGGTGCAGCGGGTGCTGGACCGGCGACGGGGCAGGCTTGGGGGCCGCCGCCCGTTTGGACGTGAGAAGCGTCCGGGCAAAGGGGCTCAGGAGTGCCACGCCGCCGGCCTGCCGCACCGCCACCTCGGTTTGCAGGAGCAGCGGCCGGGTTGCCGCAACGGTCGGCAAGGCCCCGCGGTCGCCAGCGTCAATGACCAGCCGCTCCTCCATGCCCTCGATCAGCCGGTGCACGCGCACCTTGAGCCG
It includes:
- a CDS encoding DUF86 domain-containing protein — translated: MKARSPKDDRAYVHDLLESARLADNYLQGLTLVQFLDDPRTQDAVVLRLTMIDDFAQKLAPATVANMPAGSIQQARSLRSRMAHPDGRVDFPTVWNIAQQELQPLAVALEKYLLAQEPP
- a CDS encoding helix-turn-helix domain-containing protein; translation: MLALKTELEVARELAARIRDARLQLGWSQNELARRAGLRPATYRLFEQTGQIALIRLLRVLSILDHLQDFDLVCAPSDAPRTLAELHVPKRQRARKTKHA
- a CDS encoding type II toxin-antitoxin system HipA family toxin, whose amino-acid sequence is MSQITVRYLGQRVGRLAETSAGLAFEYDPGFIATGHELSPFNLPLRPGVQTRGGQKLPGLFDDSLPDAWGRRVMLEWFRQQGTAEHQVTPLAMLAFVGAHGMGALTYEPARDASEHPWTAVSLDALQAAAMRAEQAGEIDLNVLAGVGSSAGGARPKALIALSRKGSARTLAGAGEVPTTHDAWLVKFDTSPDNAHGPMEEAYALMARAAGVEMPETRLLETKQDGNVRRHFTVKRFDREGAERIHHHTLAAMLQVGGGDLNYETFLRVARRLTQDEGEVWRAFRRAAFNVLASNRDDHGKNHGFLYRGKKWQLGPAYDLTFSSAQQLPERGMAIQGERRAAGVEHLLALAKNEGLAQRQAEGIIEQVRASVARWREFADQAQVPILKAAEVSHALAPAPRQRLGPSAW
- a CDS encoding nucleotidyltransferase domain-containing protein, whose translation is MPRSNPKPESPPRIQRAGDLVLPPPVPPQARGQVAPPPLAEIIRHVPPFCRNHGITRLEIFGSVARGDAAVGSDVDLIATFAHHPGLEIVSMEEECAQLLGVPVHLLTYETIAEMTNPYRKASIQRDRRIIYES
- a CDS encoding metallophosphoesterase → MTPEVCPRPHETAARLDLHYRTHWFKWVAAQACGYDAVCLSGDLLDMFGTAKTPLRHQANWVRDWLREFPGRLFVCSGNHDWWDADGIVDTDAHCGWLDKMGRPEVTVDGQGAYCGDYYIFCHPFRFPPVWPQAPQGKWILLHHVPPALAATGMGGTGGNDNGCRLLAGALTTAARPPWIVLSGHLHKPKSWRGRCGPSWSLNPTFDEQAAIPNHIIIDTATGTVTWVTERAGRWPVQVL
- a CDS encoding type II toxin-antitoxin system HipA family toxin, which produces MLNVSYHGQRVGQLDEGNGRVYFVYDPAWLVNGHELSPLHLARKPGTLYHHGKAFDGLPGLFWDSLPDSWGARLMELRFAEKGIKPKDVTRLMRLAYVGQRGIGALTYEPSWPEADPRPAVQQTKLLVLERETREAVAGAAGKVLPHLLEAGGTAGGAHPKVLVGVNDQAANEVVYGGNRYPAGYTPWLIKFDLSEQNIVAPLEQAYAAMARAAGIAMPETRLFTVYDQAGGFRRHFGVRRFDRDGDEAIHVHSYAGVTHRDPDKGDYRELLLITKTLTRDMAQVTEAFRRMVFNVVASNRDDHGKNHAFLYRNGQWTLSPAFDVTFVSPQRQSMRGMAVAGVWSTPGWTQLHSVAQDAGLEARVVRAVTEQVAQAITLWPYYAEQAGVSAEKAAEVKTVLADQKEILTTGRKITVPPPQMGHAPEQSPSTPTPRQGPRMSL